The nucleotide sequence TAGTTTAGCTCTTGTGCTGAAGGGTAGCTTTGCCTGAGCGTCATCTTTCTATTTGGCTGGATCATAATAATCGAGGGCAGGTGCACGGTTCTAATTGTATAAATTCTTCGTGTCATCACGATTAAAGCACCTTAGCGTATGCTTGAATTGCGCAAGGTGCTTTTTGTTTCTTTATATACATATAGATGCACTTTTAACATTACCTGTACAACCTCCGCAAAGCTTCTTCAGCGTCTAACGACGCAGAAGGTGTTTTTGCTTGTATTCGCAGGAAAGCGATTTCAATACGCGGGGTGATGCTTGATGGAGCGAGCTTTACGATTAATCACAGGGGATAGTCAGAGTACTGATGTCGATCTAAGCATTGAGCAGTGGGTAGGACTATTTTTAATACGGGCTTTAGAGATCCAAAATTGTGGCGCGATTGTTCTAGATCAGCAATTTCGAGTTGTATTGGTTAGTGAGTTGCTCTGTGAAATTTTCGATGTTGCAAGAAGTGAATGGGAAACAGGTGAGATCGAGCATATTTTCGCATTACATTCTGTGCTTCCGCAACCATTCGATCGTAGTCTGTTAGAGGGTAATGTTTTTCGGAATCGTTCATGGCGTTTCATGAACGGCCTAAAGAGATATGATATGCTGCTGGACGGTGACTTAATCTATGATCGAGGGCGACTGATCGGCGCTTGTGTTGTATTTCGTAATATTACGGATGTGTTGACATTGCAACAGCAGGTGTTGCAATCTGATCGATTGAAGATGATTGGTCAGATCGCTGCAAGTACTGCACACGAAATTCGTAATCCTCTAACGTCGATTAAAGGCTTTATGCAGCTACTCAATGAGCGGTTATCCGAGCGTGAGATGCAACATGAGCAAGGATATGTGACGATTATTTTATCAGAGCTAGAGCGCATTAATGGGCTCGTTAATGAATTTCTATTGCTGAGTAAACCAAAACAAATGAAATTGGTACCCATTCGAAGCCGTCATATTTTACGAGAGATACTACCCGTCATTCGAAGTGAGGCAATGCTTCATAATGTGACGATCAAATATTATCCGAACGTTGCGTTAGCTCCAATAATGGTTGATAAAGAACTCATTAAGCAAGTCTTTTTGAATATAGGGAAAAATGCAATCGAAGCGATGAGTGCTGGCGGTACATTGAAAATTCGTGAATACCAACAGCAAGACGATTCAAATAACTTGATTGTGGAATTTATAGATACTGGACCTGGGATTCATCTCGACCGTATCGAAGAGGTTTTTGAACCATTTTATACGACTAAACCGGAAGGTACAGGTTTGGGTTTACCGGTCTGTCAGCGTATTATTCACGAAATGGGGGGTGCGATCAAGGTGAGTTCGAGTGACCAAGGAACGACATTCATGCTCAAGCTTCCTTATGTACATCTACACAATCGAGTTTGAAATCTAGTGAAGCGGTGGAGTGGAAGTTGTCTATGATGTATAATGGAGGAAACGTAAAATCCGACGGGAGCGACTAGGAATGGCACATCTTGCTTTGTACCGGGCTTGGCGTCCTCAGACGTTCCATGACATGGTCGGGCAGCAACATATCGTACAGACGTTGCAAAATGCGATTCGAGAGAATCGATTAGCTCATGCCTATCTATTCAGTGGCCCACGTGGAACGGGGAAAACAAGCGCTGCGAAGATTTTAGCGAAAGCTGTGAACTGTGAGCACGGTCCTTCAGTTGAACCGTGCAATGAGTGTTCACAATGCCAGCGAATTACAACGGGTTCAGTAATGGACGTCGTAGAGATAGATGCTGCATCTAACCGTGGTGTGGAAGAAATTCGCGACATTCGCGATAAGGTGAAATACGCGCCAACAGAAGTTAGGCGCAAAGTGTACATCATCGATGAAGTGCATATGCTTACAACGGAAGCGTTCAATGCATTGCTTAAGACCTTAGAGGAACCTCCAGGGCATGTGATGTTCATCTTGGCAACAACCGAACCTCACCGTCTGCCTCCAACGATAATTTCGCGTTGCCAACGCTTCGATTTCCGTCGTGTTTCTTTGGAAGAGCAAGTTGAACGGCTAAGTGAGATAAGTAGGGAGGAGCAAATAACCGCAGAAGCTGACGCGCTGAAATTTATCGCG is from Candidatus Cohnella colombiensis and encodes:
- a CDS encoding ATP-binding protein, with translation MERALRLITGDSQSTDVDLSIEQWVGLFLIRALEIQNCGAIVLDQQFRVVLVSELLCEIFDVARSEWETGEIEHIFALHSVLPQPFDRSLLEGNVFRNRSWRFMNGLKRYDMLLDGDLIYDRGRLIGACVVFRNITDVLTLQQQVLQSDRLKMIGQIAASTAHEIRNPLTSIKGFMQLLNERLSEREMQHEQGYVTIILSELERINGLVNEFLLLSKPKQMKLVPIRSRHILREILPVIRSEAMLHNVTIKYYPNVALAPIMVDKELIKQVFLNIGKNAIEAMSAGGTLKIREYQQQDDSNNLIVEFIDTGPGIHLDRIEEVFEPFYTTKPEGTGLGLPVCQRIIHEMGGAIKVSSSDQGTTFMLKLPYVHLHNRV